A genome region from Terriglobia bacterium includes the following:
- the secD gene encoding protein translocase subunit SecD, with product MTNRVRTRLLLTLGVTIVAIALFAGFPPTLAKMKQKVHLGLDLRGGTQLVLQVVTDDAIRGETDQTIEGLRQELNKQNIPVRQVVRTQVDTFQAVGVDPSKDGDFRSILNDRFSEWDLVSTAGEVPNTYTVRLKANQEADYRSQAVDQAIQTIRNRVDALGVGEIVIQKHGETQKGEILVQLPDVTDPARVKNVMQSTAQLALKLVDSGPFPTQAAAAQNYGGVVPGNLEVLPSVEKGSSTEGTYYVVQQVAAVSGRDLKGAYTSRDETGHPAVSFNLNADGASRMGTLTEQNIGKMLAIVLDNKIQSAPRINGRISDSGQITGGAGGFSPQAAQDLALVLRSGALPASIKYLDEEVVGPSLGADSIKAGFLAALVALVSVVIFMLFYYRLSGVNATVAMVLNLIVLFGAMAYFGAALTLPGIAGVILTIGVGIDSNVLIFERIREELRAGKTAVSAVATSFSRVFITLVDTHLAALISATFLFLFGTGPVKGFAVTLVIGLVSNMFTAVFVSRTLFEWVLNRKQRVETISI from the coding sequence ATGACTAATAGAGTTCGAACGCGTTTGTTGCTCACGCTCGGCGTGACGATCGTGGCGATTGCACTGTTTGCAGGATTTCCTCCTACCCTGGCCAAGATGAAGCAGAAGGTACACCTGGGACTGGATCTTCGTGGCGGCACGCAGCTGGTGCTGCAGGTCGTGACGGACGATGCGATCCGGGGCGAAACCGATCAGACCATTGAAGGGCTCCGGCAGGAATTGAACAAGCAGAACATTCCCGTCCGCCAGGTCGTGCGTACGCAGGTCGATACCTTCCAGGCTGTCGGTGTTGATCCCAGTAAGGATGGAGATTTCCGGAGCATCTTAAACGACCGCTTCAGCGAGTGGGACCTGGTCTCGACCGCCGGCGAGGTGCCCAATACGTATACTGTCCGGCTGAAAGCCAACCAGGAAGCGGATTATCGCAGCCAGGCTGTCGATCAGGCGATCCAGACGATTCGGAACCGTGTGGACGCGCTCGGCGTCGGCGAAATTGTCATTCAGAAGCATGGGGAGACCCAAAAAGGCGAGATATTGGTCCAGCTGCCGGACGTGACGGATCCCGCTCGCGTGAAGAATGTCATGCAGTCGACTGCGCAATTGGCGCTGAAGCTGGTTGATAGCGGTCCGTTTCCGACTCAGGCTGCCGCAGCGCAGAATTACGGGGGTGTTGTCCCGGGGAACCTGGAAGTGCTTCCCTCTGTGGAAAAGGGCTCATCGACGGAAGGCACGTATTACGTGGTACAGCAGGTCGCCGCGGTTTCCGGTCGTGACTTGAAGGGCGCGTATACTTCCCGCGATGAGACCGGCCACCCCGCCGTCAGTTTCAACCTCAACGCCGACGGTGCTTCGCGTATGGGGACCCTCACGGAACAGAACATTGGCAAGATGCTGGCGATTGTGCTGGATAACAAGATTCAGTCCGCTCCCCGCATCAATGGGCGCATTTCGGATTCCGGACAGATCACCGGAGGCGCCGGCGGTTTCTCGCCACAGGCCGCGCAGGATCTGGCGCTTGTTCTGCGATCGGGCGCCTTGCCCGCCTCGATCAAGTATCTCGATGAAGAAGTTGTGGGGCCATCCCTCGGAGCCGACTCCATCAAGGCGGGCTTTCTCGCGGCGCTGGTGGCTCTGGTATCCGTTGTGATTTTCATGCTCTTTTACTACCGGCTTTCGGGAGTCAACGCCACCGTCGCCATGGTGTTGAACCTCATTGTCCTGTTCGGCGCCATGGCTTACTTCGGCGCCGCGCTGACACTTCCGGGAATTGCCGGCGTCATTCTGACGATCGGTGTGGGTATCGATTCCAATGTGCTGATTTTCGAGCGCATTCGTGAGGAATTGAGGGCGGGTAAGACGGCCGTTTCGGCTGTCGCGACCAGTTTCAGCCGTGTATTTATCACGCTGGTGGATACGCATCTGGCGGCCCTCATTTCGGCCACGTTCCTGTTCCTTTTCGGGACAGGGCCAGTCAAGGGCTTTGCGGTAACGCTGGTTATCGGTCTCGTTTCCAACATGTTTACGGCGGTTTTTGTCTCGAGGACGCTCTTTGAGTGGGTACTGAACCGGAAACAGCGAGTGGAGACGATCAGCATTTAA
- a CDS encoding biopolymer transporter ExbD has translation MGMGSGGGRGEVTSDINVTPMADVMLVLLIIFMVVTPMLQKGQQVELAKTRNPVDMKEADRDDSVIIAITRDGKFYLGQDKVNPDDLAAKVNDLLATKLEKKVFVKSDSRAKYGDVVQVVDNIRNAGVDQVGLLTDRVDDQTRK, from the coding sequence ATGGGAATGGGATCAGGCGGTGGTAGAGGAGAAGTAACCTCCGATATCAACGTCACGCCGATGGCGGACGTCATGCTTGTCCTTCTGATCATTTTCATGGTCGTCACTCCCATGTTGCAGAAGGGCCAGCAAGTCGAGCTCGCCAAAACAAGAAACCCAGTGGACATGAAGGAAGCCGATCGGGACGACTCCGTCATCATCGCCATCACACGCGACGGAAAGTTCTATCTTGGACAAGACAAGGTTAACCCTGACGACCTCGCGGCAAAGGTGAATGACCTGTTGGCGACCAAGCTGGAAAAGAAAGTTTTCGTCAAGAGTGACAGCCGGGCGAAGTATGGAGATGTGGTCCAGGTTGTCGATAACATCCGGAATGCCGGCGTCGATCAAGTTGGATTGCTGACCGACCGCGTGGACGATCAGACCCGCAAGTAG
- the secF gene encoding protein translocase subunit SecF, translating into MIEIFHGSKIDWLGKRKLFLAISGSVMLLGLISLVYRRGFEYGVDFKGGTEIKVRFNQKPDIEKIRQDLHDNGADSRLQESVGTNEVLIEYQGASAENAAAGRETILGALSKGFQGQFEILSATSIGPQVGDDLKRQAVFATLYALGGMLIYIAFRFEWIYGAAAVFAVFHDTLVTLGLFSIFKEQINLTVIAALLTLVGYSMNDTIVVFDRIRENLKLRRRDDLQTIMNDSINQTLSRTILSSGLTFITVVALFIFGGEIISYFAFAMVVGILVGTYSSVAIAAPLVLVYTNIRGRSVPQIAAPPRPAVTKSVAKPVTKTPKPKRA; encoded by the coding sequence ATGATTGAAATTTTTCACGGCAGTAAGATCGACTGGCTCGGCAAACGCAAGTTGTTCCTGGCGATTTCGGGCTCCGTCATGCTCCTTGGGCTCATTTCGCTGGTGTACAGGAGAGGTTTTGAGTACGGCGTCGATTTCAAGGGCGGCACGGAAATTAAGGTCCGGTTCAATCAGAAGCCGGATATTGAAAAGATCCGCCAGGATCTCCACGACAATGGGGCGGACAGCCGGCTTCAGGAGAGTGTTGGAACCAACGAAGTTCTGATCGAGTACCAAGGCGCCAGTGCGGAAAACGCCGCCGCAGGCCGAGAAACGATTCTGGGCGCGTTGAGCAAGGGCTTCCAGGGCCAGTTCGAGATTTTGAGCGCGACGTCGATCGGTCCGCAGGTCGGCGACGATTTGAAGCGGCAGGCTGTTTTTGCGACGTTGTATGCGTTGGGCGGCATGCTGATCTACATCGCGTTCCGGTTTGAGTGGATTTATGGCGCGGCCGCCGTTTTTGCGGTGTTTCACGACACGCTGGTGACGCTGGGGTTGTTCTCGATTTTCAAGGAGCAGATCAACCTGACGGTGATCGCGGCGTTGCTGACACTGGTTGGTTATTCGATGAACGACACGATCGTGGTTTTCGATCGTATTCGCGAAAATCTGAAGCTGCGGCGCCGCGACGATCTTCAGACGATCATGAATGACAGTATCAACCAGACGTTGAGCCGGACGATTCTGTCTTCAGGGCTGACGTTTATCACGGTTGTGGCGCTGTTCATTTTTGGCGGCGAGATCATCAGTTATTTTGCGTTCGCGATGGTCGTTGGAATTCTGGTAGGAACGTATTCGTCGGTAGCCATTGCCGCTCCGCTGGTGCTGGTATACACGAATATCCGGGGGAGATCGGTGCCTCAGATCGCGGCGCCGCCCCGTCCCGCAGTGACGAAATCGGTTGCAAAGCCGGTAACGAAGACCCCGAAGCCGAAGCGGGCGTAA
- the tgt gene encoding tRNA guanosine(34) transglycosylase Tgt, whose product MKFELITKDTNTRARRGRLHTAHGVIETPIFMPVGTQATVKAMTPDQLRALGVEILLCNSYHLFLRPGHETVAGLGGLHRFMGWDRPILTDSGGYQVFSLSSLREISEDGVRFQSHLDGSSHFLSPEIAVDVQTALDADIIMILDDCLAYPASHLDADRSMKRSLAWAERCYRHWSARGPSDNALFGIVQGSIYPDLRQASAERLVTMDFPGYALGGLAVGEPKPLMYEILERVEPYLPEEKPRYLMGVGTPGDLVEAVALGIDMFDCVMPTRHARNGWLFTREGHIVIKNAKYKKDPEPIDASCGCPVCRTYSRAYLRHLFIANEILSSVLNTIHNLHFYLDTIRRIRQFIEFHRFDEFLTETRRTGAH is encoded by the coding sequence ATGAAATTCGAACTGATTACGAAGGATACGAACACCCGTGCCCGCCGCGGCCGGCTGCACACCGCCCATGGCGTCATCGAGACACCGATTTTCATGCCGGTCGGAACTCAGGCCACTGTGAAGGCCATGACACCGGATCAGCTTCGGGCACTGGGGGTCGAGATTCTGTTGTGCAATTCGTACCATCTTTTCCTGAGACCCGGACATGAAACCGTGGCCGGTCTCGGAGGATTGCACCGGTTCATGGGCTGGGATCGGCCGATATTGACCGACAGCGGCGGTTACCAGGTATTCAGCCTTTCCTCGCTGCGGGAGATCAGTGAGGACGGAGTCCGGTTTCAGTCCCACCTGGACGGCAGTTCGCACTTCCTGAGCCCGGAAATTGCGGTCGATGTTCAGACCGCCCTCGACGCCGACATCATCATGATCCTCGACGACTGCCTGGCCTACCCTGCCAGTCATCTCGACGCCGACCGCTCGATGAAGCGATCGCTGGCCTGGGCCGAGCGATGTTACCGGCACTGGAGCGCGCGTGGACCTTCGGACAATGCGCTTTTCGGCATTGTTCAGGGAAGCATCTACCCTGATTTGCGCCAGGCGAGTGCGGAGCGGCTCGTCACCATGGACTTTCCCGGCTATGCGCTCGGCGGCCTCGCTGTTGGCGAGCCAAAACCGTTGATGTATGAAATTCTCGAGCGGGTCGAACCGTACTTACCGGAGGAGAAGCCGCGCTATCTGATGGGCGTCGGGACTCCCGGCGACCTTGTCGAGGCGGTCGCGCTCGGCATCGATATGTTCGATTGCGTCATGCCGACGCGACATGCCCGGAACGGGTGGCTGTTTACCAGAGAGGGACATATCGTGATCAAAAACGCGAAGTATAAGAAGGATCCGGAGCCGATCGATGCCTCCTGCGGTTGTCCGGTGTGCCGGACCTATTCGCGGGCGTATTTGAGGCACCTTTTTATCGCCAACGAGATCCTTTCTTCAGTGTTAAATACTATTCATAACTTGCACTTCTACCTTGACACAATCCGCAGAATCAGGCAGTTTATCGAGTTTCACCGTTTTGACGAATTCCTCACCGAGACAAGGAGAACGGGGGCTCATTAG
- a CDS encoding MotA/TolQ/ExbB proton channel family protein has protein sequence MLLVKLNLFAMMLLQQEVGFDLRTMWSNMGAPARGVVVLLAIMSAWSIGVMIDRYIAFSQARKQSREFAPAVAGCLKEGKIEEAISVAEQNKRSHLAKVVEAGLQEFRAHAVSREIAGEQIESSRRACERAEAIVNAELKRGLSGLATIGATAPFVGLFGTTVGIINAFKGMSSEKTAGLSAVAGGISEALVTTAFGLFVAVPAVWAYNWFTNKVEAFGIEMTNSSSELIDYFIKQHAGRK, from the coding sequence ATGCTTCTCGTTAAGCTCAATTTATTTGCGATGATGCTGCTCCAGCAGGAGGTCGGCTTCGATCTGCGAACCATGTGGTCCAATATGGGGGCGCCTGCAAGAGGCGTCGTCGTTCTGCTTGCCATCATGTCTGCCTGGTCCATCGGCGTCATGATCGACCGTTACATCGCCTTCAGCCAGGCACGTAAACAGTCGCGTGAGTTCGCTCCCGCGGTTGCCGGTTGCCTGAAAGAAGGAAAGATCGAAGAAGCCATCAGCGTTGCCGAACAGAACAAACGCAGCCATCTGGCAAAGGTTGTGGAAGCCGGTCTCCAGGAATTCCGCGCCCACGCGGTGTCCCGCGAAATCGCCGGCGAACAGATCGAATCTTCACGCCGCGCCTGCGAGCGTGCTGAAGCGATCGTCAACGCCGAGTTGAAGCGTGGTCTGTCCGGTCTTGCGACGATCGGTGCAACCGCTCCCTTCGTCGGCCTGTTCGGAACGACCGTCGGCATCATCAACGCCTTCAAAGGCATGTCGTCTGAAAAGACCGCCGGTCTGTCGGCTGTCGCGGGCGGTATCTCCGAAGCGCTGGTTACCACCGCTTTCGGTCTCTTCGTCGCGGTGCCTGCGGTGTGGGCGTACAACTGGTTTACCAACAAGGTCGAAGCGTTCGGCATTGAAATGACGAACTCGTCTTCCGAGCTGATCGACTACTTCATCAAGCAGCACGCGGGAAGGAAGTAA
- a CDS encoding energy transducer TonB encodes MFEDSLIESNGQIKTRKGSTVLISTVIHVLLITVLVLIPLISYSELPKQTLMTLLMLPPPPPPPPPPPPAALAPAQPQVVKQVVIETGAIIQPTEIPKDIAHIVESAPASSGPGVVGGTASGVLSGVLGGVLKAQEQAAPPPPPPPPPPPPPPPQRVRVGGNVIAAGLLVHPSPVYPPLAKQARIQGVVVLEAEISKEGTIDNLKVITGHPLLIQAAIDAVKQWRYKPTMLNNEPVPVITTITVNFAFAQ; translated from the coding sequence ATGTTCGAGGATTCCTTAATTGAGTCCAACGGACAGATAAAGACCAGGAAGGGCAGTACGGTACTGATCTCGACAGTAATTCACGTCCTGTTGATCACGGTCCTTGTTCTGATCCCGCTCATTTCCTATTCGGAGTTGCCGAAGCAAACACTGATGACACTTTTGATGTTGCCGCCACCTCCGCCGCCACCACCGCCCCCGCCGCCGGCAGCACTCGCCCCGGCTCAGCCGCAGGTTGTCAAGCAGGTTGTGATTGAGACCGGAGCGATTATTCAGCCCACGGAAATTCCGAAAGATATCGCGCACATCGTCGAGTCGGCTCCGGCATCCAGCGGCCCTGGTGTAGTCGGAGGTACGGCTTCCGGCGTGCTATCGGGTGTTCTCGGAGGCGTGCTGAAGGCTCAGGAACAAGCTGCGCCGCCGCCGCCGCCACCACCGCCCCCGCCACCACCACCACCACCGCAACGCGTCCGCGTTGGTGGAAACGTTATCGCTGCGGGATTGCTCGTGCATCCGAGTCCCGTGTATCCCCCACTGGCGAAGCAAGCGCGTATACAGGGAGTCGTCGTTCTTGAAGCTGAAATCAGCAAAGAAGGAACGATCGACAACCTTAAAGTGATTACCGGTCACCCGTTGTTGATTCAAGCAGCAATCGATGCTGTCAAGCAGTGGCGCTACAAGCCCACCATGTTGAATAACGAGCCTGTGCCTGTCATCACCACGATTACTGTGAATTTCGCGTTCGCACAATAG
- a CDS encoding oligopeptide/dipeptide ABC transporter ATP-binding protein has protein sequence MPELAEPLLSVQNLKKYFPIHRGVFSRVAAHVKAVDDISLSIKRGETFGLVGESGCGKTTAGRAILRLIEPDGGTIRFDGTDLMSLGSQELRRKRRDMQLIFQDPYASLNPRMTIRSIVGEPFAIHHIASGSEREARVADLLKTVGLDSGVMNRYPHEFSGGQRQRIGIARSLALRPKLIVADEPVSALDVSIQAQIINLLSDLQEQLGITYLFISHAIPVIEHISTRIGVMYLGKIVEVGTSFQICSDPKHPYTRALLKAVPVPDPAAKKQRVILGGDVPTPINPPAGCRFHTRCPVAVDRCKTEEPPLRRLEDGRNAACHLVE, from the coding sequence TCGCGGCTCATGTCAAGGCGGTCGACGATATCAGTCTCAGCATCAAGAGGGGTGAGACGTTCGGTCTGGTCGGCGAATCCGGCTGCGGTAAAACAACGGCCGGCCGGGCCATCTTGCGCCTGATTGAGCCGGATGGGGGGACGATCCGATTTGACGGGACGGACTTGATGTCCCTCGGATCGCAGGAACTGCGGCGCAAGAGGCGCGATATGCAGCTCATTTTCCAGGATCCGTATGCGTCGCTGAATCCCCGCATGACCATCCGGTCGATTGTCGGGGAACCTTTCGCAATTCACCATATTGCGTCAGGCTCGGAGCGCGAGGCGCGCGTTGCGGACCTGCTCAAAACGGTGGGCCTCGATTCGGGCGTGATGAACCGGTATCCGCACGAATTCAGCGGCGGCCAGAGGCAGCGGATCGGCATTGCGCGGTCTCTTGCCCTGAGGCCGAAGCTGATCGTCGCAGACGAGCCGGTTTCCGCCCTGGATGTTTCGATTCAGGCGCAGATCATCAACCTGCTATCGGATCTTCAGGAGCAACTCGGGATTACTTATCTTTTTATCTCGCACGCTATTCCGGTGATTGAACACATATCGACGCGGATCGGGGTCATGTATCTGGGCAAGATTGTTGAAGTCGGAACCAGCTTTCAAATATGTTCCGATCCGAAACATCCGTATACCCGGGCTCTGCTGAAAGCTGTGCCGGTGCCCGACCCGGCGGCAAAGAAACAGCGCGTCATCCTGGGAGGGGATGTTCCGACCCCGATTAATCCGCCCGCGGGCTGCCGTTTCCATACCCGGTGTCCCGTCGCCGTCGATCGATGCAAGACCGAAGAACCACCGCTCCGCCGCCTGGAAGACGGGCGGAATGCCGCATGTCATCTGGTCGAATGA
- a CDS encoding biopolymer transporter ExbD yields MKKGRKKISAKADINVTPFIDILLVLLVIFMTITPLTPKGLDAAVPQPPPPGSPPPPPDAINKTIVVSIDKTGTIKINQDVVELRYLGEQLQDIFKTRVDRTAFVNADPDLLFKDVAEVIDVAKGAGIDKVGLMTEQIKAGGK; encoded by the coding sequence ATGAAAAAAGGCAGAAAGAAGATCTCAGCCAAGGCGGATATCAACGTTACACCGTTCATCGATATCCTGCTCGTCCTGCTCGTGATCTTCATGACAATCACGCCGTTGACGCCGAAGGGCCTCGACGCGGCGGTTCCGCAACCGCCGCCGCCGGGGAGTCCGCCGCCGCCACCGGATGCGATCAACAAGACCATCGTTGTCTCGATCGACAAGACGGGTACGATCAAAATCAATCAGGATGTGGTTGAACTGCGCTACCTGGGTGAACAACTCCAGGACATCTTCAAGACCCGCGTCGACCGCACGGCCTTCGTTAACGCGGATCCCGATCTCCTCTTCAAAGACGTCGCCGAAGTAATCGACGTCGCGAAAGGAGCCGGCATCGACAAGGTCGGGCTGATGACGGAGCAGATCAAGGCCGGTGGTAAATAG
- the yajC gene encoding preprotein translocase subunit YajC, with the protein MFLQQQAQTPSSIIQFLPLIFILGIFYLIVFLPARRRQKKLQDMLDHLKVGDKVVTSGGIYGTIVGFKDDRIQLRIAENVKIELSRNAVTALQGSEQE; encoded by the coding sequence GTGTTTCTTCAGCAGCAGGCCCAGACGCCCAGCAGCATTATTCAATTCTTACCGTTAATCTTCATCCTAGGCATCTTCTACCTGATCGTTTTCCTTCCCGCCCGCCGCCGGCAGAAGAAGTTACAGGACATGCTGGATCATCTGAAGGTGGGCGATAAGGTCGTCACTTCCGGTGGGATTTACGGTACGATAGTGGGATTCAAAGACGATCGAATTCAGCTCAGAATTGCGGAAAACGTCAAAATCGAGCTGTCCCGGAACGCGGTGACGGCGTTGCAGGGATCAGAACAAGAGTAA